The sequence TTGATAAGCGACGACTCGGAGCCCTTCTTCCTCTGGGACAGGTCGAACCGAAGGGCAAATCTGAAAAATTATCTGCGGAGGGGGAAAAACAGAATTGGCATCAAGTCGAGGCAGCCGGGCTTTCCCACCATCCCCCCGATACTCCACGGGATCGAACCGATCGTAATCACCGGGAACTTCCGGGTAAGCAAAAACAGCATCACCCGAACGAAAAACAGGACAACAACCCTGTACTGGGGAGAGAAGGGAACGGGAAACTACAGCGGAACCGTGGCCTTCAGGTGCGAGCTTAAAATTCCGAAGCGTTTTAACGGGATGAAGGGTATCCTCGACCTCGGGGATGTAAGAGAGACGGTAAGGGTCGTGTTGAACGGGGAAAGGGTCGATGTAAAGCTGTGGCCCCCGTACAGATTTGACGTTACGGATTATATTATCGAAGGAGTAAACTCCCTCGAGATATGTGTTTCGAACACGGCGGAGAACCTGTTGGGCACCCCCATCCTCTCGGGAATCGTCGGTGACCCGAAGCTTACCTTCTACGGTCAGAAGTTCCGGTAGCTTCAAGTGTAAAGATATGATACTTGCGTTTCTATCTCCCCTTGGCCCCCTTAACGTGCCTCACAAAATCCTCAAAGGCGGAAACGGTGTCGTGCTCAAAGCAATATCCGGTCTCGGCGATAAGCTTCTCGGACGTGGCGACCCAGGGATGTATCATTAAATTCAGCGCCGCGCTCGGAAACTCGGTCAAGAAGGTGAACCTGAAATACCACGAAAGGTTGTTCAGCGGATAAAGGAGCCTCGGGGGTATGTGAACCGGGATATTCCCGAGCGTCCTTACCATCTCGTCGAACGTCATGGTCCCCTCTCCAACCACGTTGTATACACCGGAAATTTCCCGCTTGAAAAAAAGGAGCATGACATTTATCAGGTCGTCCTCGTGGACGTACTGGAAGGGAGAACTGACGCTCGACAGCATTACGAGCTTCCTCAAGAGGTGCCTGGCCAGGGGGTTTCTGAATCCCGGCCCCGCAACAAAACAGGGGCGGAGTACGGCTACCCTGATCCCACGGTTTTCGGCGATAAACTCCGCCATGATCCCCTCCACCTCCCTCTTGTTCTTGCTGTAGGTAAAATCTTCGTTTCCCCGAAGCGGGCTCTCCTCCGTCAGCGGGAAGTCGTTGTCGGGATGGAAGCCGTAGGTGGTGGTGGAGCTCGTGTAGAGGAGATACTTGACGCCGCACCTCGATGCCGCCCCGAGGACGTTCTTTGTTCCCCCCACGTTTACATCTTCCATGAGCGACCTGTCGTGGATGGGAGGAAGTATCCAGCATAGGTGAAATACGGCGTCTATCTCTTCATCAATAAATATGTCGTCCAGGGGATCTCGAATATCCCTCCTGTAAAACCCGAGCTTCGGGTCATCGAAGCCAGGGGGCCTGACATCTATTCCGACAATCCGTTCGACGGATTTAAGCCCGATAAGCGCTCTTACGAGCCTCCCCCCTATGTAGCAGCCGGAGCCGGTTACGAGGACCCTCTTTCCCATAAAACTGTTCCCCCTAAAATACCTCGCCCCCTTTTTTGCCCTTGAGCAGGTGGTAGAAACAGAAATCCACAAATCTCCTCGGAGAAAACTTTATAAGGACGAGGTGGATGAACTTTGCGTATATGCCCGGGACGTAGAGGAACTTCCCCTTCTCGAAGGCCTTTATCGCCTTTTTCGCCACCCACTCCGGCGTAACGAGACCGGTGATCCAGTAGGCCCTGATCTTCTTAGGGATCCCCTCGTGCCTCAGGAGCGCGGTATCCGCGTACGGGGGATTTAACGTGCAGACGGTTACCCCGGTTCCCTTGAGCTCCACCCTCATCCCCCGGCTCCAGCTGAGAAGGCCCGCCTTCGTCATGCCGTACATATTCTTGAAAGGCACCGGCTGAAACGACGACACGCTGCACGTGTTAAAGACCACCCCGCTTCCCCTCTTAACCATGTCGTTTACGAAGAGGTAGCTTAGCCTCATCGGGACGTAAAGGTTGAGCGTAAATACCTTCATCTGGAGCTCCCAGTCTATCTCCCACGATTTCCCGTAACAGAGAGTTCCGGCGTTGTTGACAAGCGCGTAGACTTCCCCCACCTCGGCCTTTACGTCCTTGTGGAGTTTTTCCGGGGCGCCCTTCTCTGTCAGGTCGGTCGTGAAGGTCCAAACCTCGATTCCATATTTTCCCTTTAGCTCCTTTTCAAAATCCTCGAGGATCTTCTTCTCCGAGGGGAGGGCCGTAACTGCGAGATTTGCCCCCTTCACCGCAAACTGCTCCGCCAGAGCCCTCCCGATCCCCGAAGACGCACCGGTTATCAGTACCTTCTTGCCATTAAAGTCGTGTTTTTTCATTATTCCACCTTACATTAATGCTCAATAAAAAATGGTCTTTACTGCTCGATATTCATAGTCACATCACCTAAAGCCAAAAATGAAAATTTCCTTCTCAAAAGGATACTTCCAAAAGGCGGAAAAGTCAATCCGCGAAGACAAGCTATATTTATTAAAAACAACGACCTCACTATTGACATTGCACTTTGAAACCTATATATTTTGCATTAGAGTTTTTTAAAGAACAGAAGACCCAAAGGATAGGGATGGAACGGGCGCAGAAAAAAGACGTGGTGATAACGATCCTCTACGACAACAACCCACTGGATGACATCTTCCAAAACAGCTGCGGCAAATGGGGATTCTCATGTTGCATCTTCGGGCTCGATGACGTAATCGTCTTTGACACCGGCGCAGATGACGGGCTGATGTTGAGAAACATGAAGGAGGCGGGGATCGATCCGCTGGAGATCGACACCGTCGTCCTGTCCCACGGCCACTGGGACCACATAGGTGGTCTTGAAAGCCTACTCAGGGCCAATCCGGACGTTACGATCTACATGCCTGCATCTCTTGCCGAGGAGTTGAATGAGGGGTGCGTAGACTACGGCGCCGATGTAATCGAGGTTACGGCATCCATGGAAATAATGGAAGACGTGCACCTGATAACCGGGATGCACGGAAAAATCGATGAGATATCCATGGCGCTGAACACAAAAAACGGCCTCATCCTCGTCACCGGCTGCGCCCATGCCGGGATAGATAACATCCTGGAGAAGGCGACGGATGTTTTAGACCCCGAACTCCTTCTCGTCGCCCTGGGCGGCTACCACACCATGAAGATGGACAAGGAAGAGGTCAAAAACATCATATCGAAGCTCAAGAGGCTCGGCCTGAAGTACGTAGCCCCGTGCCACTGCACCGGGGAGGAAGCGATGAAGCTCTTCAGAAGCGCCTTCGGAGACAACTTCATCAAGGCCGGCTCCGGCTTAGAGCTGAGGAGCGAAGACCTCAAGTAGTGAATTTCCCGTTTCATAAAACCTCCCTGATTTTTATCAAACCCGATTTTCTATAAAATCGACTGACCCGTTATGGCGTTAAGAATTTCTATCGATGGAGACGGCGAAGTAATTCATTAGAAACAGATCGCAAAACTAATCAAGACCGTTTTTCCAAACCCGGGATGCTTCCAACCTGTAAGGCTTCCTTTATACACCCGATATGGCACGGTTTTAAAAAATGTCTTAGATTATTTGCAAATTTCGGAACGAAATAATATAATAGAGGTAATAATTCTTCCGAGTTCATTGGAAAGCCTTCAAGGCACGAAGCGGAAAATGTGCGATCAATATCTGGATTAATCTAAAAACATATAAACCCATTGGGAGATCAAGCATGAAAAGATATAGATTACTTTTATACCTCCTTTCCATAGTAATCCCGGCGGCGATCTTTATCGCCGCAGGCTGCCTACCGCCGCCCAACTACTACGGCTCTCCCTCCCCCGGAGGCTCACCCACCACAAACACGGGGGTCTGTTTTTCCGGCGGCTACGTTGGAATCAGGACCGACATCTTCAACCTCCTTAACAACGAACGCCAGAGCCGGGGCCTGTCCCAGCTGAGCTGCGATGCGACCTTAAGCAACATCGCCCAGGCCCATGCCGAGGATATGAACCGCAGAAACTACTTCAGCCACGTAACCCCTGAGGGAAAAACCCATACCGATCGCATCAGGGAGGGGGGCTCCACATATACCTACGTCGGGGAAAACCTCGCCTACGGCCAGAACTCGGGAAGGGAGGTCGTCAACAAGTGGATGAACTCCCCGCCCCACATGGAGAACATCTTGAGGAGAGAATTCACCACTATGGGAATCGGGGCATCGGGGAAATACTACTGTCTGATCCTGGCAAAATAGCAAAGGACTGAGTTAAAGTCCGGCTCAAAAAAAATCAAGCGGGGGAATATTTAGCTTTAGAAATACTCCCCCTTTTTTTGTCAATCTTTTCCTTGAAATAAAAAAAAACGAGTGATATTGTATACCTGGTTTTGTCACATCATACATATCATATAATATATTTTTAGGAGGAATAGATGAAGATAATGGATGAGGAGGTAAAACTCAGGGGCGTCAAGGGTGACGTGACGATCAAGAGGCTCGACGAGGGGGGATCTCCGAGGATAACGGCAAAGTGGGAGATCGATCTCGCATACGGACTCGGCTACATGCACGGACACGACAGGCAGGTCCAGCTCTGGCTCATGAAGCTCATCGGCTGGGGGCGGGCCTCCGAGACCCTCGACGGCTCCGATGAGCTGGTCGCAATCGACAAATACATGCGGTGGATAGACATGGGGGGGGACGCCAAGAAGGAGCTGAAGAGCCTCGAATTTAATGCGAAAAAATATATAGAGGCTTACTGCAAGGGGGTAAACGACGCCGTCAAAGACACCAAGAAGCCCTTCGAGTTCAAGATGGTGGGGTACAAGCCGGACCCGTGGACGCCCGAGGACGTTGTCATTATAGGGAGGATGATCGGCTTTATCGGACTTACCCAGAGCCAGGGGAGCGTGGAGAAGCTCATCATCGAGATGATTCAGAAAGGAATCTCTGTCCCTAAAATCAAGGATCTCTTTACCAACCTGACCGACAAGCCGACCAAAGAGTACCTCGATATCTTAAAAAAGGTCAAGGTAGACCCACCGATAATACCCCCCGACGTTAATTGGTTTTCGGCGGTGCCCTCCTTTCACGCCAGCAACAACTGGGCCGTCTCCCCTAAGAAGACCGCATCGGGCAAGCCAATCCTGGCGGGAGACCCTCACCTCGAATCCAACCGGCTCCCCTCGATCTGGTACGAGGCGGAGATGGTCGCCGGAGACGTCGTCATGATGGGAGCTACTCTCCCGGGGACCCCCTTTCTGGGGGTGGGACGGTGCAGGGATATTGCCTGGGCGGTTACCTTTGCTTTCATGGATGTGGTCGACTACTTCATCGAGGAAGTCAAGGGAGGTAAATACCGCCGCGGCAACAAATGGCACGACTTTACCGTCAGGGAGGAGATCATCAGGCCGAAGAAGAAAAAACCCGTCACCGTCAAATATTACGAGAACGACATAGGCGTCCTGGAGGGGATGCCTGACGAGGACGGCTACTACCTCAACTACGCCTGGTCGGCGAGGAGGGGATGCATAGCAGAGTCCCTCAACAGCCTCTTAAAGGTCATCAAGTCCAAGAGCGTCTCCGAGGCAATGAAGCTCTTCGAAAACATGTATTTTGCGGTGTTCAACTGGGTCTGCGCCGACAGGAAGGGGAACATCGGCTACCAGATGAGCGGGCTCTTCCCGAAAAAGGCGGACGGCACGTCGGGGCTTCTGCCCTACCTCGCCTGGGACAAGAAGCAGCACTGGGGAAAACCGGTCAGCCCCAAGCTGTT is a genomic window of Candidatus Zymogenus saltonus containing:
- a CDS encoding NAD-dependent epimerase/dehydratase family protein; the protein is MGKRVLVTGSGCYIGGRLVRALIGLKSVERIVGIDVRPPGFDDPKLGFYRRDIRDPLDDIFIDEEIDAVFHLCWILPPIHDRSLMEDVNVGGTKNVLGAASRCGVKYLLYTSSTTTYGFHPDNDFPLTEESPLRGNEDFTYSKNKREVEGIMAEFIAENRGIRVAVLRPCFVAGPGFRNPLARHLLRKLVMLSSVSSPFQYVHEDDLINVMLLFFKREISGVYNVVGEGTMTFDEMVRTLGNIPVHIPPRLLYPLNNLSWYFRFTFLTEFPSAALNLMIHPWVATSEKLIAETGYCFEHDTVSAFEDFVRHVKGAKGR
- a CDS encoding SDR family NAD(P)-dependent oxidoreductase; this encodes MKKHDFNGKKVLITGASSGIGRALAEQFAVKGANLAVTALPSEKKILEDFEKELKGKYGIEVWTFTTDLTEKGAPEKLHKDVKAEVGEVYALVNNAGTLCYGKSWEIDWELQMKVFTLNLYVPMRLSYLFVNDMVKRGSGVVFNTCSVSSFQPVPFKNMYGMTKAGLLSWSRGMRVELKGTGVTVCTLNPPYADTALLRHEGIPKKIRAYWITGLVTPEWVAKKAIKAFEKGKFLYVPGIYAKFIHLVLIKFSPRRFVDFCFYHLLKGKKGGEVF
- a CDS encoding MBL fold metallo-hydrolase, producing the protein MERAQKKDVVITILYDNNPLDDIFQNSCGKWGFSCCIFGLDDVIVFDTGADDGLMLRNMKEAGIDPLEIDTVVLSHGHWDHIGGLESLLRANPDVTIYMPASLAEELNEGCVDYGADVIEVTASMEIMEDVHLITGMHGKIDEISMALNTKNGLILVTGCAHAGIDNILEKATDVLDPELLLVALGGYHTMKMDKEEVKNIISKLKRLGLKYVAPCHCTGEEAMKLFRSAFGDNFIKAGSGLELRSEDLK
- a CDS encoding CAP domain-containing protein; translated protein: MKRYRLLLYLLSIVIPAAIFIAAGCLPPPNYYGSPSPGGSPTTNTGVCFSGGYVGIRTDIFNLLNNERQSRGLSQLSCDATLSNIAQAHAEDMNRRNYFSHVTPEGKTHTDRIREGGSTYTYVGENLAYGQNSGREVVNKWMNSPPHMENILRREFTTMGIGASGKYYCLILAK
- a CDS encoding penicillin acylase family protein, whose protein sequence is MKIMDEEVKLRGVKGDVTIKRLDEGGSPRITAKWEIDLAYGLGYMHGHDRQVQLWLMKLIGWGRASETLDGSDELVAIDKYMRWIDMGGDAKKELKSLEFNAKKYIEAYCKGVNDAVKDTKKPFEFKMVGYKPDPWTPEDVVIIGRMIGFIGLTQSQGSVEKLIIEMIQKGISVPKIKDLFTNLTDKPTKEYLDILKKVKVDPPIIPPDVNWFSAVPSFHASNNWAVSPKKTASGKPILAGDPHLESNRLPSIWYEAEMVAGDVVMMGATLPGTPFLGVGRCRDIAWAVTFAFMDVVDYFIEEVKGGKYRRGNKWHDFTVREEIIRPKKKKPVTVKYYENDIGVLEGMPDEDGYYLNYAWSARRGCIAESLNSLLKVIKSKSVSEAMKLFENMYFAVFNWVCADRKGNIGYQMSGLFPKKADGTSGLLPYLAWDKKQHWGKPVSPKLFPSQYNPKEGFIATANEDANHLGKVKIQNMPMASYRRDRIAQILKDGKDLTVDDIKKMHYDTYSTQAERFMKVIGPLLPNKKNGRILKEWDLRYEVDSLGATLFERVYEELMNIVFGENGLGVDVVKYALTETGIFNDFYGFFDEVLLKKKSAWFGDMERDDIYKLAIERGLKKKAVRYGKVHSIMMTNLFFAGKLPKFLGFDQGPFELIGNRATIPQGQIFREAGRDTTFMPSYRMVCDMAEDTLHTNYPGGASDRRFSKYYKSDVEAYFTGKYKVLKFDR